TAACGGACAAAGGTTCAACGTAACTGTTGGTAaggttttttgaaactgtTAGGTTAGCAAGTAACAAAACTCAAAAAAGAATCGGCTTCCACATACGATGtcgtaaagaaatttcagttTTACAGCGAACTTGTAAAAGTGGTATAGCTTGCCATGTGGCCCTTTCACCTACTAGAATCCAATACTGGATGTCGCTTAATGAGGGCTTGGTAAATGCATGCTTTATGTCcgagaaagaaaatgttggaGTAAGCGTGATATACGCACTTGGAACATAATcgtcaacaaaaaatcgaCGTAGTCTTGGAGGTAGAAGACCCAAAATATCCAGTTGGCGGAAACGGTAAGCCATTTCTAATCCTACTAAGCGTATCATTTTTAAGGAGTATCCTGAAACacgatgatgatgaagttCATCATAAAATGTAGGGAACAACGAAGGGCGAGACTGGGTAATAACAAAATGATTCACGTTGAAAATCTCAGAGATTCGTGCATAAGGATTAGAGCGACCGGTATTAGGAAGCCCAGCATACGGccaaataaaatttttgggaGTACACACCTCGGTAGACCCATCGGGAAGTTTAGCCAAAAGAGGAGAAGAGCGGTAAATGGCAGCCCAGCTATTGCTAGAACATACGGCACTCCAGATCAGCACATTAGGGGCAGTGAAATAATTAAGAACCTGAGGGGATCCAGAAACAGCTGAAGGTGGAGCAACGATGTTAACAATACGTCCAGTACGCTCAAAAGCCTCTTGAAAGGTAATAGTACCGAGTCTTTGACGGACAAAAGATGCTATCATGGAAATGTCAAGCATATTCCCATACTCCAcaacttttgaaagagaaTAGTCAGATGTTTGCTGACATATTTTCCACAGTTCGCTGGGGAAAGTATCAAACAAACCATTCAATTCTTCATCACGATAGACACTCAAAAGCGATGCAATCAACGCACCTGATGCGCATCCTGCAAGGATTTGAGGAAGCAAATTACGTTTCCAAAGGGTCTTAGCTACCCCAAAGTGATATAGACCAAACGCAGTGCCGCCGTTGAAATACAAACAGGTAGTACCGAAGGAAATTCGGGCAgcggaaaaaaaatcgcaCTTAACGTCGTAGGAAAGCCTTTTAGTGTGATATAAAAACTCTAAACAATTGTTGACCTCACGTACATACTCTtcaatcaaaatttttgtaccCGAGTAATTCTCGGTATACAGAGAGGAATTGCCAATGTTGCCAAAGTTACGAAGTAAGCTAGAGCGCAAGAACATTAACATGGGATAGACAGATTTCCTCTGGCGGTATCGTTTTAAGGAGACCGTGCATCGATCAATCAATAGATAGTCGTACTTGTCCGAGGCAGGAGTAAAGCGCCATTTCCAACGCCCCGACGCCTTGTCAATCGTCGTAGCCAAAACTTTCCAATCCTCCCAAGAACGACAATCCTTGTTCATAACTACCTTTCCCTTTCGAGGGCCGGAACCACGCTGCTGCGATATCGACGTAGCGGAAAATAaccattcaaaaaatgaaaccaCCAGTAGCCAAATGGACGAAATATTCGCATACATAATGCGCCAGAAATTAAATAGTGCAGTCATATTAGGCAAACAATGGTAAATTCACAAATTACAATACAATTTCCAatcttttctaattttaCGTAACAAGTCTCAACAGGACCTATGGATAGAGTTatcctttaatttttgtaagtTCCAACTAAAATCCGCTTCAAACACTTCATGAACTACTACAATATCTTTTATAATTGGAGAATTCCACCTAACAGCTCAATTCATAGAACTAGCTCAATTGAAGCTGGTTAATGGCAATTGGCACGATTACATCCGTGGgaaaaaacatttgttGAACTTGTCGGTGAATTCGGTGAACCCTATGTCATGGGCAGTTTATAGGTGGGCATGATGTGTATAGCGTATTAAATTGCCGTATTATATTGGTACTATAACGAAATAATTGCAATACACTATAATAAAGTGGAGTCGACTATCATGACATACGGTATTTAAATATAGCGAtacataaaatttttttgcgtATTTTTACTGCCTAAAATGAATCGGTCAAGGATAGTCgcaaaagcttttaaatTCACTGGTCTATTCCTTTAACAATAGTCATCAAGTTTGGATCAATAGAAAAgaattcaacttttttttttagaaaaacgCTACCAGAAGGACAAtctgttttatttttcaggaagaacatttttctttctgtATTTATTGAATAGCGAAGGATAGGGTTGAATAGTGAAAACAACGAAGTATTACTGTATTGCGGAATAGTCGCATACCCACAGGTTTTAGGTGAGTCCATTGTGAAAGTGATTGACAACATAGTCTAGTGAAATACTGTATGTAATATTACAGTTGCGTAGTGACAAAACGCGACGCGCCAAATTCACAGGTAATTTCTATTGTAGTAGCCCATTGttagtaaacaaagaaattcCCAAAATGGCTAATAATGGGAAAacaagctttttttttaaataaacgggtgttttctttattttaaaagcagGAAAATACTGAAATAACTTAAGAAGGTATAtttcctcttttctttcaaaaataaatgaatcGTGGAATTGATAGCATTCATGGACCCTTACGAAAATGAGGTTTCAAACGACCGCAATAAGTGATTATGAGAACAGCTCTAatccttcatttttaaaattttctgcAGGAGACACTATCATAGTTATAGAAGTGCTCGAGGACGGTTGGTGCGACGGAATTTGCTCAGAAAAACGAGGTTGGTTCCCCACGTCGTGCAttgattcttcaaaaattcaaaattttttttcaagttttcaTTCATCGAATGAGAAAGACCCAAATGCTCAATGTTGTGCGCCGTTTCACGTAGAGGCTCATCTTCAAGATTCTGCATGGTTTGAGAAACACGGAGTGCAAGCGATAAATAGTATCCCTTCTTCAGAAGAGTtcttaagaaaaaatcttcaaaatgACATTCACCACCTTGTAAAAGGGATTCTCACCACCGCTGCCGCTGTGTCACAATCtataaaaaaggaaggcACTCAAGTGATCGTTTTTGGAATTGAAACTGTTCGTAGTATGGTTCTTTCATTTCCCTTGATAATCCTTTCTACATTAGATGAAAATTTTCTCTCAGAAGTCGCGCAAGTGTTCTCctcattaaatttattgcCAGAGTTGAGCCGAATGGGTTGCACTTATGGTGAACTTTGCATCAGATTTACTAAGCTTTTGAAGCAATTGGCTAAtaagtttttgtttttcttcagGCCCGATGTTTCCTTCCCTTCTTACTTTTTGGGCTCTTTGATAGCGCATGAAATACATTTCTTGCCATGGGATTTTAATATGCTCTGTTCCAATTCTGTACAATCAGCACATACAAATCTCCAACCTGATATTACTTCCTTTGTTGCAATTTTGTCACTTTCACACGAAGCTTACCATTGCACTGAGAATgaattttggaatttaGAAGCACAGAAGCTAACTGAAAATACAACCCAAAAAGTACTACAGCTAGTTGCGGAAGATGCACTAGAAGCTTGGAAACTAGATATTCTAGAGGACATCGATAGATGCATTCAATGTTGTAGGCGATTCTTGTCTGCAAATCaaagaataaattattCTTCCTCTGAAAATAaccctttttctttcacttCTCAAGATGTTGAAGCCTTGAAGGATGAACTGTCTTCTAACTTATGTGATTTATATTTGTGGAGTATCGACTTGGAGCAAATCTCACCTAGCGATTGTTTACTGGACAATTATTCCctttttgttgatttaCTAGTAACCTTGAAAGTATCCCTTCTTCGGATCAAGTCAATAATTGTTCAATTTTCAGAAAGAATTGTGTTTCTTTCTCTAGAATACAAATTCCTCACAAATATCCAACCAGAATTGAATGATGCGGAGAAGTCCCAACTTGATGGTTTTGACCTCAATAAAACCAACTGGTTCGACTCTAAAGGATTAGTTTgttatttaatgaaacaGACTTCACCAGAGCCATTATTGATCCGAAaccttttgttttcattttggTCATGTAATGGTAAAATTGAACAAGatggaaaaataaaaacagcCACTTTAGTGTTCATTATAAATTACCTTCTAAGGACAGATATAGATAGTACATTTTTTACTACTATCTTTTTAAACACATACGCTAGTATGATCAGTTCTTCAGATTTATTTTCCATACTTGGAGCACATTTTCGGTTCATCTGCtcattaaattttggaaaaatttcttttatttctcaCGAATTTTACCGAGTTAGTAAGAGGTTTTTGGATATACTTCTTATTTGGTTCGAATCGTATCTTGTTGAAGAGTTGGACAATTCCAAGtcaatattctttttgtttaaaatttataaagtttttgaagtcTTTGTAGTTCCACATTTTGCATCTGCTGAAGAATTATTGCATTCTTTATCACACCTACTTCATCATCCCTCTACAAAAAGATCACATAAAATGCTAGAGGGAAAAGAGCTATCCCAAGAATTAGAGGATCTTTCTCTCCATAATTCCCCTGATCCAATTATATATAAGGATGAATTGGTTTTACTTCTACCTCCTCGTGAAATTGCAAAGCAGTTATGTATCTTAGAGTTTCAATCATTTTCACACATATCAAGGATTCAGTTCCTAACTAAAATCTGGGACAATCTTAACAGATTCTCAcccaaagaaaaaacttcGACCTTTTATTTGTCGAATCATCTGGTTAACTTTGTGACCGAAACCATCGTGCAAGAAGAAGAACCTCGCAGACGTACCAATGTGCTAGCATATTTTATTCAGGTCTGTGATTATTTGAGAGAGCTTAACAATTTTGCTAGTTTATTTTCCATCATTTCTGCGTTAAATTCCTCACCCATTCATCGGCTGCGTAAGACATGGGCAAATTTGAATAGTAAAACATTGGCTAGTTTTGAGCTTCTAAACAATTTGACAGAGGCAAGGAAAAATTTCAGTAATTATAGAGATTGTCTGGAGAACTGTGTCTTGCCATGTGTCCCTTTCTTAGGTGTTTACTTCACTGATCTGACTTTCCTTAAAACTGGAAATAAAGATAACTTTCAAAACATGATCAATTTCGATAAGCGCACCAAAGTCACtagaattttgaatgagataaaaaagtttcaatcTGTTGGGTACATGTTTAATCCCATCAACGAAGTTCAAGAGCTTCTTAATGAAGTTATATCGAGAGAGCGAAACACGAATAACATCTATCAAAGAAGTTTAACTGTAGAACCACGTGAATCTGAAGATCAAGCCTTACAACGCTTGCTAATTGATTCTggcattttttgaagcgTGAACGTTAACAGTGATTTAAGTTTTTATGAGCTTGCTTCGAATTcctttaatattttcaaatcttttGTAGAACAATATAAtcttaaaatcatttaattCTGATATAGTCTGCCTCGTAAATTATCTTTCGTCCGTTTACCTCACACCTTAATATTCATAAGAAGAATGGACTGGAAAGAAGCGATTCCAGGTGCCGCCAAGGTAGCCATTGAAACCAAAGATTATATTACCTACTCAACGCTACTCGAATTGATATTGGAAGAAGCGCGAATAAAGGATATTGATGAGCAGCGAGAGTTGATTAAGTGTCTACATGAAGAATTGAAGcaagaaaagaatgtaagtaaaaatattcatgTAATTAAATATGAATTCTCCTAATAATGTTGCAATTAGGACCATATAACACGCGAAATTTCCTGGGACATTATAGGAATGGTGCTTCCATATGTTGGGAAAGTACAAAATGAGGCCGATGAGTTTGTGGACTTCTTAGCCAAAAACGGAAATCCAAGAGAGGTGTTCCTTAAATGTTGTGAACTTTTGATAAATGGAGGCTTTGAAAGTCCCCAACAATTCATATCTCTGAACAGTGCCATTTTATCAGCCTTACACCGTATATCTACAAAGCGACCAGTTctatttgtaaataattttttaatttcattgtTTTCGGGGTTAGcaaatattttgcaaattgaTAGCGATGAACTGTATTGTGTTTGGAAAATCTCAATATCATCTATACAAGATGCAATGCATCGCTTTCCAGTGTCAGAGTGTTATTTGGCATGTTTAAAGGCT
Above is a genomic segment from Schizosaccharomyces pombe strain 972h- genome assembly, chromosome: III containing:
- the ptl1 gene encoding triacylglycerol lipase Ptl1; its protein translation is MTALFNFWRIMYANISSIWLLVVSFFEWLFSATSISQQRGSGPRKGKVVMNKDCRSWEDWKVLATTIDKASGRWKWRFTPASDKYDYLLIDRCTVSLKRYRQRKSVYPMLMFLRSSLLRNFGNIGNSSLYTENYSGTKILIEEYVREVNNCLEFLYHTKRLSYDVKCDFFSAARISFGTTCLYFNGGTAFGLYHFGVAKTLWKRNLLPQILAGCASGALIASLLSVYRDEELNGLFDTFPSELWKICQQTSDYSLSKVVEYGNMLDISMIASFVRQRLGTITFQEAFERTGRIVNIVAPPSAVSGSPQVLNYFTAPNVLIWSAVCSSNSWAAIYRSSPLLAKLPDGSTEVCTPKNFIWPYAGLPNTGRSNPYARISEIFNVNHFVITQSRPSLFPTFYDELHHHRVSGYSLKMIRLVGLEMAYRFRQLDILGLLPPRLRRFFVDDYVPSAYITLTPTFSFSDIKHAFTKPSLSDIQYWILVGERATWQAIPLLQVRCKTEISLRHLSKNLTNSYVEPLSVNNLASPFVTNLEENQEKMLKIFKVK
- the ste6 gene encoding RasGEF Ste6, coding for MRFQTTAISDYENSSNPSFLKFSAGDTIIVIEVLEDGWCDGICSEKRGWFPTSCIDSSKIQNFFSSFHSSNEKDPNAQCCAPFHVEAHLQDSAWFEKHGVQAINSIPSSEEFLRKNLQNDIHHLVKGILTTAAAVSQSIKKEGTQVIVFGIETVRSMVLSFPLIILSTLDENFLSEVAQVFSSLNLLPELSRMGCTYGELCIRFTKLLKQLANKFLFFFRPDVSFPSYFLGSLIAHEIHFLPWDFNMLCSNSVQSAHTNLQPDITSFVAILSLSHEAYHCTENEFWNLEAQKLTENTTQKVLQLVAEDALEAWKLDILEDIDRCIQCCRRFLSANQRINYSSSENNPFSFTSQDVEALKDELSSNLCDLYLWSIDLEQISPSDCLLDNYSLFVDLLVTLKVSLLRIKSIIVQFSERIVFLSLEYKFLTNIQPELNDAEKSQLDGFDLNKTNWFDSKGLVCYLMKQTSPEPLLIRNLLFSFWSCNGKIEQDGKIKTATLVFIINYLLRTDIDSTFFTTIFLNTYASMISSSDLFSILGAHFRFICSLNFGKISFISHEFYRVSKRFLDILLIWFESYLVEELDNSKSIFFLFKIYKVFEVFVVPHFASAEELLHSLSHLLHHPSTKRSHKMLEGKELSQELEDLSLHNSPDPIIYKDELVLLLPPREIAKQLCILEFQSFSHISRIQFLTKIWDNLNRFSPKEKTSTFYLSNHLVNFVTETIVQEEEPRRRTNVLAYFIQVCDYLRELNNFASLFSIISALNSSPIHRLRKTWANLNSKTLASFELLNNLTEARKNFSNYRDCLENCVLPCVPFLGVYFTDLTFLKTGNKDNFQNMINFDKRTKVTRILNEIKKFQSVGYMFNPINEVQELLNEVISRERNTNNIYQRSLTVEPRESEDQALQRLLIDSGIF